One genomic region from Rosa rugosa chromosome 1, drRosRugo1.1, whole genome shotgun sequence encodes:
- the LOC133736257 gene encoding uncharacterized protein LOC133736257 isoform X2 — MADKSEEEQDTAAPPPSYYLVFLGIMSKRRTWPSPSSYGWPALYASVLLGAVFGLLSMFAALAVMVPATLVTWIAIVVLLAFFGKPRTSLVVEGRKITREIVGIVFKILLKEGNLVAAVCAVVGYFALFRRNGNATPDLID; from the exons ATGGCAGACAAGAGTGAGGAAGAACAAGACACAGCGGCGCCGCCGCCCTCGTATTACTTGGTGTTCCTCGGAATCATGAGCAAAAGGAGAACCTGG CCTTCGCCGTCCTCATATGGGTGGCCCGCCCTCTACGCCTCCGTGCTCCTCGGCGCTGTTTTCGGGCTGCTCTCCATGTTTGCAGCGCTGGCTGTGATGGTGCCCGCCACTTTGGTTACGTGGATTGCGATTGTGGTTCTCTTGGCCTTCTTCGGGAAGCCCAGGACGAGTTTGGTCGTCGAAGGCAGGAAGATTACTAGAGAGATTGTTGGGATTGTGTTCAAGATTTTGTTGAAGGAAGGTAATTTGGTGGCTGCTGTTTGTGCTGTTGTGGGCTATTTTGCACTTTTCAGGAGGAATGGGAATGCTACCCCTGACCTCATTGACTGA
- the LOC133736257 gene encoding uncharacterized protein LOC133736257 isoform X1, translating into MADKSEEEQDTAAPPPSYYLVFLGIMSKRRTWVCIFVLVYAILLTSSWNFLKSLLSWYKLQGQPSPSSYGWPALYASVLLGAVFGLLSMFAALAVMVPATLVTWIAIVVLLAFFGKPRTSLVVEGRKITREIVGIVFKILLKEGNLVAAVCAVVGYFALFRRNGNATPDLID; encoded by the coding sequence ATGGCAGACAAGAGTGAGGAAGAACAAGACACAGCGGCGCCGCCGCCCTCGTATTACTTGGTGTTCCTCGGAATCATGAGCAAAAGGAGAACCTGGGTATGTATTTTTGTGCTAGTCTATGCGATCCTCTTAACTAGCTCATGGAATTTCCTCAAATCCTTACTCTCCTGGTACAAATTACAAGGCCAGCCTTCGCCGTCCTCATATGGGTGGCCCGCCCTCTACGCCTCCGTGCTCCTCGGCGCTGTTTTCGGGCTGCTCTCCATGTTTGCAGCGCTGGCTGTGATGGTGCCCGCCACTTTGGTTACGTGGATTGCGATTGTGGTTCTCTTGGCCTTCTTCGGGAAGCCCAGGACGAGTTTGGTCGTCGAAGGCAGGAAGATTACTAGAGAGATTGTTGGGATTGTGTTCAAGATTTTGTTGAAGGAAGGTAATTTGGTGGCTGCTGTTTGTGCTGTTGTGGGCTATTTTGCACTTTTCAGGAGGAATGGGAATGCTACCCCTGACCTCATTGACTGA